A portion of the Bifidobacterium sp. ESL0800 genome contains these proteins:
- a CDS encoding amino acid ABC transporter ATP-binding protein, whose amino-acid sequence MTDTTVTTIPTSQANANAPHETLHIRHITKQYDNADKPVLNDISFDVPAGQVFVILGPSGSGKSTLLRTIAGLEPIQGGDITIGDEVLRASGKKKDTGKSRTTSTSGSKTGNDDANPVKVGMVFQSYDLFPNKTVLGNIMLAPVLVQKRKKDEVKAEAIKLLERVGLADRQDAWPHELSGGQRQRVAICRALIEHPQIMLFDEVTAALDPEMVREVLDVIVELADSGQTMLIVTHEMAFARAVADHIILLEDGGIVEESDDAEQFFTHPQSERAQQFLNTFTYARERQ is encoded by the coding sequence ATGACTGATACGACGGTTACGACGATTCCAACATCACAGGCGAACGCGAACGCCCCGCACGAAACCCTGCATATCCGGCATATCACCAAACAATACGACAACGCCGACAAGCCGGTTTTGAACGACATCTCCTTCGACGTGCCAGCCGGCCAGGTGTTCGTCATTCTCGGGCCTTCCGGCTCGGGCAAGTCCACGCTGCTGCGCACCATCGCGGGGCTCGAACCCATTCAGGGCGGCGATATCACCATCGGCGACGAAGTGCTGCGCGCTTCCGGCAAGAAGAAGGACACCGGCAAATCCCGCACGACCAGCACGTCTGGTTCCAAAACCGGAAATGATGATGCAAACCCCGTCAAAGTAGGCATGGTCTTCCAAAGCTATGACCTCTTCCCCAACAAGACCGTGCTCGGCAACATCATGCTCGCGCCGGTGCTCGTCCAGAAGCGCAAGAAGGATGAAGTCAAAGCCGAGGCCATCAAACTATTGGAACGCGTAGGGCTCGCCGACCGCCAGGACGCGTGGCCGCACGAGCTTTCCGGCGGGCAACGCCAGCGTGTCGCCATCTGCCGTGCCCTGATCGAGCACCCTCAAATCATGCTTTTCGACGAAGTGACCGCAGCACTCGACCCCGAAATGGTGCGGGAAGTGCTCGACGTCATCGTGGAACTGGCGGACAGCGGCCAAACCATGCTCATCGTCACCCACGAAATGGCATTCGCCCGCGCGGTGGCCGACCATATCATCCTGCTTGAGGACGGCGGTATCGTCGAGGAATCCGACGATGCAGAACAATTCTTCACCCATCCACAATCCGAACGCGCCCAGCAGTTCCTGAACACGTTCACGTATGCTCGTGAGAGACAATAG